From Penicillium digitatum chromosome 5, complete sequence, one genomic window encodes:
- a CDS encoding synaptobrevin: protein MAITAFPSAATPDLALLNVARLFTRLEHNLLSPGADRRSFQQSEYQRMRVNKNVDYARSLLTQLERSLPQIKPLNRKHEAQAEIARDRQLLKRIQTILDEEDAKAEAKEDEEDETDDIDDIDDEWKELFSKPVAQKAISPVSRLKDHRAPTRLSDSPPEVKETSEAQQTTMVSATATTTTPTPVPTSISLPAPPTLRNRHTTHPALPSSSEKATATGSNTKKLSETEAELSTHRLEQEDLTSSLLTLASRLKSSTQSFQAMLEGEKSALDRAVSGIDRTSTTMEEAGKKMGMLRKMTEGKGLWGRMMLYAWIFGLWVVAILIVYVGPKLRF from the exons ATGGCAATAACCGCATTCCCCTCTGCGGCTACCCCAGATCTCGCTCTTCTCAATGTCGCCCGCCTGTTCACCAGACTTGAGCACAATCTCCTCTCCCCGGGGGCAGACCGGCGCTCATTCCAACAATCAGAATACCAGCGCATGCGCGTGAACAAG AACGTTGACTACGCCCGCTCACTCCTTACCCAACTCGAGCGCTCCCTCCCACAAATTAAACCGCTCAACCGCAAACATGAAGCACAAGCCGAGATCGCGCGCGACAGACAGCTCCTGAAGCGCATCCAGACCATTctcgacgaagaagacgcCAAAGCCGAAGcgaaggaagatgaagaggacgAGACCGACGACATCGATGACATCGATGACGAATGGAAGGAGCTGTTCTCCAAGCCTGTCGCCCAGAAAGCTATCTCGCCGGTATCCAGACTGAAAGACCACCGCGCACCAACACGGCTATCAGATTCGCCACCGGAAGTCAAGGAAACGAGCGAAGCTCAACAGACCACGATGGTCTCCGCAACAGCGACTACTACCACCCCTACACCGGTCCCCACATCAATCAGCCTACCAGCACCCCCGACCCTCCGCAACCGCCACACAACCCACCCCGCACTGCCATCATCATCCGAAAAAGCAACGGCGACTGGTAGCAATACAAAAAAGCTCTCCGAGACGGAAGCTGAACTGAGCACCCACAGATTGGAACAGGAAGATCTAACCAGCTCGCTTCTGACGCTCGCTTCGCGATTAAAGTCCTCCACGCAGAGCTTCCAGGCGATGCTGGAGGGCGAGAAGTCTGCTTTGGACCGCGCGGTGTCGGGCATAGACCGCACAAGTACTACAATGGAGGAAGCGGGCAAAAAGATGGGGATGTTGCGCAAAATGACGGAGGGGAAGGGGCTGTGGGGGCGGATGATGCTGTATGCGTGGATTTTCGGACTGTGGGTCGTTGCCATTCTGATTGTTTATGTTGGGCCGAAGTTGAGGTTTTGA
- a CDS encoding Geranylgeranyl pyrophosphate synthetase, putative yields the protein MNSTAFQPPSPVPPRTSSANAINGTGSPSHQPKLSVTDEEPTKTAHSGNKSSMDDTQYEDGTWSSKNDKILMGPYDYVAEQPGKDIRRQLIHAFNAWLQVPPASLATITKVVTMLHTASLLIDDVEDNSVLRRGIPVAHNIFGTAQTINSANYVYFLALQEVQQLKNPAAIEIYVQEMLNLHRGQGMDLFWRDTLTCPTEDEYLEMVGNKTGGLFRLAVKLMQAESPTEKNCVALVNVMGLIFQICDDYLNLSNTVYTENKGFCEDLTEGKFSFPIIHSIRSNPSNHQLINLLKQNTKDVEVKRYAVQYMKNTGSFAHTCEVVADLRDQAFALIEKIDAMPKIDGAGDGQMVRAIVEKIVESTLSDSNAR from the exons ATGAACTCGACAGCCTTCCAACCACCAAGTCCTGTTCCTCCTCGGACAAGTTCAGCCAATGCAATAAATGGCACGGGGAGCCCCTCCCACCAACCCAAGTTGTCGGTGACAGATGAAGAGCCGACGAAAACTGCACATAGTGGCAACAAGTCCAGCATGGACGACACACAGTACGAGGATGGAACCTGGTCATCGAAGAATGACAAGATCCTCATGGGTCCTTATGACTACGTGGCCGAGCAACCAGGGAAAGACATTCGGCGACAACTCATCCACGCCTTCAACGCCTGGCTGCAGGTCCCGCCGGCGAGCTTGGCGACCATCACCAAGGTCGTAACGATGCTACATACCGCATCACTGCT AATCGATGACGTCGAAGACAACTCCGTCCTCCGCCGCGGCATCCCCGTAGCTCACAACATCTTCGGAACAGCGCAGACAATCAACTCCGCAAACTACGTGTACTTTCTCGCCTTGCAAGAAGTTCAGCAGCTCAAAAACCCAGCCGCAATCGAAATCTACGTACAAGAGATGTTAAACCTGCACCGGGGCCAGGGAATGGATCTCTTCTGGCGCGACACGCTGACCTGCCCGACGGAAGACGAATACCTTGAAATGGTAGGCAACAAAACGGGCGGGCTCTTCCGGCTCGCGGTGAAACTCATGCAGGCAGAGAGCCCAACGGAGAAGAACTGCGTTGCCTTGGTCAATGTCATGGGCTTGATTTTCCAGATCTGCGACGATTACCTCAACCTCTCGAATACAGTGTACACGGAGAATAAGGGGTTCTGCGAGGATCTTACTGAGGGCAAATTCTCCTTCCCGATTATTCATAGCATTCGCTCAAACCCATCTAATCACCAGCTAATCAATCTCCTGAAGCAAAATACCAAGGATGTGGAGGTCAAGCGCTATGCGGTGCAGTATATGAAGAACACAGGCAGCTTTGCGCACACCTGTGAGGTTGTCGCAGATTTGCGAGATCAGGCATTTGCGTTGATTGAGAAGATTGATGCTATGCCGAAGATCGATGGAGCTGGTGATGGGCAAATGGTGCGTGCTATTGTGGAAAAGATCGTGGAGTCGACGCTCTCCGATTCCAATGCGCGCTAG
- a CDS encoding Mitochondrial outer membrane protein (Sam35), putative, with protein MPPNDADGPPEESSPSPFFTIPAPLKRLFDKFPLTNYPANEIPQRFRPHDNVNQLYVFADASGVRHGRPSFNPQCLKWQAYLKFVGIDFEITSSNNHASPNGSLPFLLPSLPADSSNPIPSHKIQKWAIEQVHCEEEQQLNLRFEVYASLLDNRIRSAWLYMLYLDSENFDAVARRLYVNPTTSNSLVRAALCHQLQQAARDELLKTSRYIDAAALEGDASSAFEALSTLLGKDQHFFGRSTPGLFDASVFAYTQLILDDTLGWKRNRLGQLLKEHPNLVQHRDRLLKFF; from the exons ATGCCACCCAATGATGCCGATGGTCCTCCAGAGGAATCCAGTCCCAGTCCATTCTTTACGATCCCCGCCCCTCTCAAGCGCCTCTTCGACAAGTTCCCATTGACTAACTATCCCGCTAACGAGATCCCTCAACGCTTTCGACCGCACGACAATGTCAACCAGCTCTATGTGTTCGCTGATGCATCTGGTGTACGACATGGCCGACCCTCATTCAATCCCCAATGTCTTAAATGGCAG GCATACTTGAAATTCGTCGGTATTGACTTTGAGATCACCTCATCCAACAATCACGCATCGCCGAATGGCTCCTTGCCTTTCCTTTTACCCTCACTGCCTGCAGACTCCTCGAATCCGATCCCTTCACACAAGATCCAAAAGTGGGCCATTGAACAAGTTCACTGCGAGGAAGAACAACAGTTGAACCTGCGGTTCGAGGTTTATGCCTCGCTTTTGGACAACCGGATACGCAGCGCTTGG TTATACATGCTTTACCTAGACAGTGAGAACTTTGACGCCGTCGCACGCCGACTCTACGTGAATCCCACAACCTCCAACTCGCTCGTGCGCGCCGCTCTATGCCACCAACTCCAACAGGCGGCCCGTGATGAGCTTCTCAAAACATCGCGCTACATCGACGCCGCTGCCCTAGAAGGCGATGCGAGTAGCGCATTCGAGGCGCTATCCACATTGCTCGGCAAGGACCAGCACTTCTTCGGCCGGTCAACGCCAGGTCTGTTCGATGCCAGCGTCTTTGCCTACACGCAACTGATTCTGGACGATACCCTGGGATGGAAACGGAACCGGCTGGGACAGCTGCTCAAAGAACATCCCAATCTTGTACAACACAGAGATAGACTACTGAAATTCTTCTAA
- a CDS encoding Methyltransferase type 11: protein MENADTVEADDNRQRSMIRTETSYNVLTQSRCALYNPRSESETETTRPSLVDLGCGPGRNTTQLLSALGTANKASSFSVIGLDVSHGTLDVARTAMRDYVTKSTAQIEIELGILDLLQPELSKTQLPSSL from the exons ATGGAAAATGCGGACACGGTAGAAGCAGACGATAATCGGCAGAG GTCTATGATACGGACGgaaacttcctacaacgtCTTGACACAATCGAGATGCGCTCTCTATAACCCCA GATCAGAATCAGAGACCGAGACAACCCGCCCCAGCCTAGTAGATCTAGGCTGCGGCCCCGGCCGCAATACAACCCAGCTCCTCTCCGCGCTAGGCACAGCCAACAAAGCCAGCTCCTTCTCTGTGATCGGATTGGATGTCTCGCACGGGACTTTAGATGTAGCGCGGACTGCGATGCGGGACTATGTGACCAAAAGCACAGCACAGATTGAAATAGAGCTCGGGATCCTTGACCTCCTTCAACCTGAGCTATCGAAGACCCAGCTTCCATCTTCGCTGTAG
- a CDS encoding Cell division control protein 14 — protein sequence MEALLAHSFDYLSSYEPSKIRKGLRQVEGLLAQICLSKPKPVSDRRSRSPDTQPVPKMLSDLRDDPAFREFSKLQESFQWNIAMRLVSCLEHLLGRGSNGTNDMLIVCTLDLIQGALLLHCSSRTLFAREIYMNLLLDLLDPINCPAVQSATLLTLVTALLDCPSNTRTFEELDGLLTVTSLFKQRATSREVKLKLVEFLYFYLMPETMALAPMSPPPGLHRSPSKLSPAPFSRSAHSTANSASKPSRDTRTTDEKQALLGRYLNNVEDLVEDLKETAPFGATVY from the exons ATGGAGGCTCTATTAGCCCATTCGTTCGATTACCTCTCCTCATATGAGCCTAGCAAGATCCGCAAAGGATTACGCCAGGTCGAGGGACTACTAGCACAGATATGTCTATCGAAACCTAAGCCTGTCTCGGACCGGAGATCACGCTCCCCAGATACCCAGCCCGTGCCAAAGATGTTGTCAGACTTGCGAGATGATCCGGCCTTTCGGGAATTTTCCAAATTGCAGGAAAGCTTTCAATGGAACA TCGCTATGCGCCTAGTATCTTGCCTCGAACATCTTCTAGGTCGAGGAAGCAACGGCACAAACGACATGTTGATCGTCTGCACACTGGATCTAATCCAAGGTGCCCTCCTCCTCCATTGCAGTTCACGCACCCTCTTCGCCCGTGAAATCTACATGAACCTCCTCCTCGACCTCCTTGACCCGATCAACTGCCCAGCCGTGCAATCAGCAACCCTCCTCACACTCGTCACAGCTCTATTAGACTGCCCATCAAATACACGCACATTCGAGGAACTAGATGGTCTCCTCACTGTCACATCACTCTTCAAACAACGTGCCACCTCCCGCGAAGTCAAACTCAAGCTCGTCGAGTTCCTCTACTTTTATCTGATGCCCGAGACAATGGCCCTGGCACCGATGTCTCCCCCGCCAGGTCTGCATCGCAGCCCGAGCAAACTGTCCCCTGCCCCCTTCTCGCGCAGTGCGCACTCCACGGCAAACTCTGCGAGTAAACCGAGTCGCGATACACGCACGACAGATGAGAAGCAAGCTCTTCTGGGGAGATATCTCAATAATGTGGAGGACCTCGTGGAGGATTTGAAGGAGACGGCTCCGTTCGGGGCGACAGTTTACTGA
- a CDS encoding Fungal G-protein, alpha subunit, whose protein sequence is MGCGMSTEDKEGKARNEEIENQLKRDKMMQRNEIKMLLLGAGESGKSTILKQMKLIHEGGYSRDERESFKEIIYSNTVQSMRVILEAMESLELPLEDARHEYHVQTIFMQPAQIEGDSIPPEVGNAIGQLWRDTGVQECFKRSREYQLNDSAKYYFDSIERIAQPDYLPTDQDVLRSRVKTTGITETTFIIGDLTYRMFDVGGQRSERKKWIHCFENVTTILFLVAISEYDQLLFEDETVNRMQEALTLFDSICNSRWFVKTSIILFLNKIDRFKEKLPVSPMKNYFPDYEGDLHALHLRYRHHPDPIRHGSSERYHHPRKPPSLRFDLMNLTFGDEARFKIPALIFLLHFPCFILHLLMF, encoded by the exons ATGGGTTGCGGAATGAGCACCGAGGACAAGGAGGGGAAGGCGCGGAACGAGGAGATTGAGAATCAGCTCAAGCGCGATAAGATGATGCAAAGAAACGAGATCAAGATGCTGCTCCTTG GAGCCGGAGAGTCGGGAAAGTCCACGATCCTGAAGCAGATGAAGCTCATTCATGAGGGTGGTTACTCCCGCGATGAGCGAGAGTCTTTCAAGGAAATTATCTACAGCAACACTGTCCAGTCGATGCGGGTTATTCTCGAGGCCATGGAGTCGCTCGAGCTTCCCCTGGAGGATGCGCGCCACGAGTACCATGTGCAGACCATCTTCATGCAGCCCGCTCAGATCGAAGGTGATAGCATTCCTCCTGAGGTTGGAAATGCTATTGGCCAACTTTGGCGCGATACTGGTGTCCAGGAGTGCTTCAAGCGATCGCGCGAATACCAGCTGAATGACTCTGCCAAATA CTACTTCGATTCCATTGAGCGAATTGCCCAGCCCGACTATCTCCCCACTGACCAGGACGTTCTCCGTTCCCGCGTGAAGACCACCGGTATCACCGAGACCACATTCATCATTGGTGACCTCACATACCGCATGTTCGACGTTGGTGGTCAACGATCCGAGCGCAAGAAGTGGATTCATTGTTTCGAGAACGTCACCACCATTCTGTTCCTCGTCGCCATCTCCGAGTACGACCAGCTGCTCTTCGAAGATGAGACTGTCAATCGTATGCAAGAAGCCCTGACTTTGTTCGACTCGATCTGCAACTCCCGGTGGTTCGTCAAGACCTCGATTATCCTCTTCCTCAACAAGATCGATCGTTTCAAGGAGAAGCTCCCCGTCAGCCCGATGAAGAACTATTTCCCCGATTACGAGGGCG ATCTACACGCACTTCACCTGCGCTACCGACACCACCCAGATCCGATTCGTCATGGCAGCAGTGAACG ATATCATCATCCAAGAAAACCTCCGTCTCTGCGGTTTGATCTAATGAACCTAACTTTTGGTGATGAA GCTCGTTTCAAGATCCCGGCGttgatttttcttttgcatTTCCCTTGTTTTATTCTCCATTTGCTCATGTTCTAA
- a CDS encoding AMP-dependent synthetase/ligase, which yields MAQNAFVAATLMLESPLTFRIPELLPGPLVVIALATHPAATDYDLSNVELVGRCCAVEGVVHPVNRHRACQGDHLIHQDLDNADWTSDEPQGKVDD from the exons ATGGCGCAGAATGCCTTCGTTGCGGCTACGCTG ATGTTGGAATCTCCGCTGACATTCCGGATTCCCGAGTTGCTTCCCGGGCCGCTAGTTGTCATTGCGTTGGCGACACATCCTGCTGCTACGGACTATGATTTGAGTAATGTGGAGTTGGTTGGGAGGTGCTGCGCCGTTGAGGGAG TGGTGCATCCAGTAAacag ACACCGGGCCTGTCAGGGCGATCACTTGATCCACCAAGATCTAGACAATGCTGATTGGACATCAGATGAACCCCAAGGGAAAGTCGATGACTAG
- a CDS encoding Smr protein/MutS2 C-terminal, with the protein MSHEMSHMGPRAFNHDNSTDAEAEYDRLRDLARQEASKRAQCFSRSKEAYSNGDGAGAKQLSEEGKAHGRKMEEYNKQASEFIFRENNASGRVEADTIDLHGQFVEEAEEILEERIKYAKSHGQNHLHVIVGKGNHSANHVQKIKPRVEQVCRELGLQYTTEENAGRIYVNLTGGEAVMPPLGHQGGSSGYPGHQQGYQGHQGQQQEQHQGQQQNGQGQQQHGQGQQQPDELEELAKEILPKILRKLEKACCVVM; encoded by the exons ATGTCGCACGAAATGTCCCACATGGGCCCTCGGG CCTTCAACCACGACAACAGTACTGACGCCGAGGCGGAGTACGATCGGCTCCGCGACCTCGCGCGCCAGGAAGCTTCCAAGCGCGCACAATGTTTCAGCCGG TCGAAGGAAGCCTACTCGAACGGGGATGGCGCCGGCGCCAAGCAGCTCTCCGAGGAGGGAAAGGCCCACGGCCGCAAGATGGAGGAGTACAACAAACAAGCGTCTGAGTTTATCTTCCGTGAGAACAATGCCAGCGGGCGCGTTGAGGCAGATACCATCGATTTGCACGGGCAGTTCGTCGAGGAGGCCGAGGAGATCCTGGAAGAGCGGATTAAGTACGCCAAGTCGCATGGGCAGAACCATCTCCATGT CATCGTCGGCAAGGGAAACCACTCCGCGAATCATGTTCAGAAAATCAAGCCGCGCGTCGAGCAGGTGTGCCGTGAGTTGGGGCTGCAGTATACCACCGAGGAAAACGCCGGTCGCATCTACGTGAACCTGACTGGCGGTGAGGCTGTCATGCCTCCCTTGGGTCACCAAGGCGGCTCGTCTGGGTACCCTGGTCACCAACAAGGGTACCAGGGACACCAAGGACAGCAGCAAGAACAACACCAAGGACAGCAGCAGAATGGACAAGGACAGCAGCAGCATGGACAAGGACAGCAACAGCCGGACGAGCTCGAGGAGCTTGCCAAGGAGATTTTGCCGAAGATTCTGCGCAAGCTCGAGAAGGCTTGCTGTGTGGTTATGTGA